A single region of the Polymorphum gilvum SL003B-26A1 genome encodes:
- a CDS encoding LrgB family protein: protein MTAGLRDIWVYLSASPLLALTMTLAAYQVGLWIHQRAGRHPLANPVLIAVVVLVALLLGTGTDYATYFEGAQFVHFLLGPATVALALPLYRQIERVRRSLLAITVSLLTGSMVAAASAVGIGALLGASRETLASLAPKSVTAPVAMGISEQIGGLPSLTAVLVILTGILGAALGPLLLNLMGIRDMAARGLAIGTASHGIGTARALQVSDLAGAFAGLAMGLNALATAILLPLVWRLVL from the coding sequence ATGACGGCGGGCCTGCGCGACATCTGGGTCTATCTTTCGGCTAGCCCGCTGCTGGCGCTGACGATGACGCTGGCCGCCTACCAGGTCGGCCTCTGGATCCACCAGCGTGCCGGGCGCCATCCGCTGGCCAATCCGGTGCTGATCGCCGTCGTCGTGCTGGTCGCCCTGCTGCTCGGGACGGGCACCGACTACGCGACCTATTTCGAGGGCGCGCAGTTCGTGCATTTCCTGCTCGGCCCGGCGACCGTAGCGCTGGCGCTGCCGCTCTACCGGCAGATCGAGCGGGTGCGGCGGTCGCTGCTGGCGATCACCGTCAGCCTGCTGACCGGCAGCATGGTCGCGGCGGCCAGCGCGGTCGGCATCGGCGCCCTGCTCGGGGCGAGCCGGGAGACGCTCGCCTCGCTGGCGCCGAAGTCGGTGACCGCGCCGGTGGCGATGGGCATCAGCGAGCAGATCGGCGGCCTGCCGTCGCTGACCGCCGTGCTGGTGATCCTGACCGGGATCCTGGGGGCAGCACTCGGCCCGCTGCTGCTCAACCTGATGGGGATTCGGGACATGGCGGCGCGCGGGCTTGCCATCGGCACCGCCTCGCATGGCATCGGCACGGCGCGGGCGCTGCAGGTCAGCGACCTGGCCGGCGCCTTCGCCGGCCTCGCCATGGGCCTCAACGCGCTGGCGACGGCGATCCTGCTGCCGCTGGTCTGGCGGCTGGTGTTGTGA
- a CDS encoding vWA domain-containing protein, with the protein MAGAATDAHGRIVDNIVHFARTLRRAGLPAGPASVVDAVRAVEVSGIESRDDLYWTLHAVFVRKREHRVLFDEAFRIYWQSRGLIEKMLAILSPVAPPRGAPEKPKAGQTRVSQAFKAARERKTEQTEPEVEVDARFTVSGRELLQTRDFAQMTAAEIEAAKAALRRMVMPMDKVRRRRLSPAPRGLVDPRRSMRASLRAGGAIIDLKFRRPQEKRPPLVALCDISGSMSQYTRVLLHFLHALTEQRRDVHTFLFGTRLTNVTRQLRMKDPDEALAACSAGVEDWSGGTRIATALHAFNRTWSRRVLSGGPTVLLITDGLERDTDEDLEREMDRLHRSCRRLIWLNPLLRFDGFEAKAKGIRAMLPHVDEFRAVHSLDAVADLIASLSADGGTTAGDTDPRTWLRRSA; encoded by the coding sequence ATGGCCGGCGCCGCCACCGACGCGCACGGACGCATCGTCGACAACATCGTGCATTTCGCGCGCACGCTGCGCCGCGCCGGATTGCCGGCTGGGCCGGCCAGCGTCGTCGACGCCGTGCGGGCCGTCGAGGTCTCTGGCATAGAGAGCCGCGACGACCTCTACTGGACCCTGCACGCCGTCTTCGTGCGCAAGCGCGAGCACCGGGTGCTGTTCGACGAGGCCTTCCGCATCTACTGGCAGAGCCGCGGTCTGATCGAGAAGATGCTGGCCATCCTGTCGCCCGTCGCCCCGCCGCGCGGCGCCCCGGAAAAGCCCAAGGCCGGCCAGACCCGCGTCTCCCAGGCCTTCAAGGCCGCCCGCGAGCGCAAGACCGAGCAGACCGAGCCCGAGGTCGAGGTCGATGCGCGGTTCACCGTCTCGGGGCGCGAACTGCTGCAGACCAGGGATTTCGCCCAGATGACCGCCGCCGAGATCGAGGCTGCCAAGGCGGCGCTGAGGCGGATGGTCATGCCGATGGACAAGGTCCGCCGCCGCCGGCTGTCGCCGGCCCCGCGCGGCCTCGTCGATCCGCGCCGCTCCATGCGCGCGTCACTGCGCGCCGGTGGCGCAATCATCGACCTGAAGTTCCGGCGGCCGCAGGAGAAGCGCCCGCCGCTCGTCGCGCTGTGCGACATTTCCGGCTCGATGAGCCAATACACACGGGTGCTGCTGCATTTCCTGCACGCGCTCACCGAACAGCGCCGCGACGTGCACACCTTCCTGTTCGGCACGCGGCTGACCAACGTCACCCGTCAGTTGCGCATGAAGGATCCCGACGAGGCGCTCGCCGCCTGCAGCGCGGGCGTCGAGGACTGGTCCGGCGGAACCCGCATCGCCACCGCCCTGCACGCCTTCAACCGCACCTGGTCGCGCCGCGTGCTGTCCGGCGGCCCGACCGTTCTGCTGATCACCGACGGCCTGGAACGCGACACCGACGAGGATCTTGAACGCGAGATGGATCGCCTGCACCGCTCCTGCCGGCGGCTGATCTGGCTCAACCCGTTGCTGCGCTTCGATGGCTTCGAGGCCAAGGCGAAGGGCATCCGCGCCATGCTGCCGCATGTCGACGAATTCCGTGCCGTCCACTCGCTCGATGCGGTCGCCGACCTGATCGCCTCTCTGTCCGCTGACGGCGGCACCACGGCCGGCGACACCGATCCGCGCACCTGGCTGCGCCGCAGCGCGTGA
- a CDS encoding AAA family ATPase, protein MSQPSLPASIDETLALLERGGYVADRALATVLHLALRMNRPLFLEGEAGVGKTEIAKVLASTLGRDLIRLQCYEGLDIASAVYEWNYAAQMVEIRVSEAAGDTDHAELSKTIFDERFLIKRPVLKALEPSLSGAPVFLIDELDRADEAFEAFLLEVLADYQVTIPELGTVKAKEPPIVVITTNRTREIHDALKRRCLYHWVDYPDAERELQIVRRKVPGASERLAAEVVAFVQKLRADEDLFKQPGVAETLDWATALTELNEMALDPDMASDTLGVLLKYQDDIERVRGSKARQIVEEIRKDLPRDPARTAVPAV, encoded by the coding sequence ATGAGCCAGCCGTCACTGCCCGCCTCCATCGACGAAACCCTCGCCCTTCTGGAAAGGGGCGGCTACGTGGCGGATCGCGCTCTGGCCACGGTGCTGCACCTCGCCCTACGCATGAACCGGCCACTGTTTCTCGAAGGCGAGGCCGGCGTCGGCAAGACCGAGATCGCCAAGGTGCTGGCCAGCACGCTCGGCCGCGACCTCATCCGCCTGCAGTGCTACGAGGGCCTCGATATCGCCTCGGCGGTCTACGAGTGGAACTACGCCGCCCAGATGGTCGAGATCCGCGTCTCGGAAGCCGCCGGCGACACCGACCATGCCGAACTGTCCAAGACGATCTTCGACGAGCGATTCCTGATCAAGCGTCCCGTGTTGAAGGCGCTCGAGCCGTCTCTGTCCGGTGCGCCCGTGTTCCTGATCGACGAGTTGGACCGGGCCGACGAGGCGTTCGAGGCCTTTCTGCTTGAGGTGCTGGCCGACTATCAGGTCACCATTCCCGAACTCGGCACCGTCAAGGCGAAGGAACCGCCGATCGTCGTCATCACCACCAACCGCACGCGCGAGATCCACGACGCGCTCAAGCGCCGCTGCCTCTATCACTGGGTCGACTATCCGGACGCGGAGCGCGAGCTTCAGATCGTCCGCCGCAAGGTGCCCGGCGCCTCCGAGCGCCTTGCCGCCGAGGTGGTCGCCTTCGTCCAGAAGCTGCGCGCCGACGAGGACCTGTTCAAGCAGCCGGGCGTTGCCGAAACCCTCGACTGGGCGACGGCGCTGACCGAGCTCAACGAGATGGCGCTCGATCCCGACATGGCCTCCGACACCCTCGGCGTGCTGCTCAAGTACCAGGACGACATCGAGCGCGTCCGCGGCTCGAAGGCCCGCCAGATCGTCGAGGAGATCCGCAAGGACCTGCCGCGCGATCCGGCCCGGACAGCCGTGCCGGCGGTTTGA
- a CDS encoding c-type cytochrome produces the protein MVRILDLAGLTVAFVVAVASVRAQTDPAAGDLAAVDLGRGIAEVNCGACHAVGQDDPSGMETAPAFRDLGTLYPVETLAESLAEGIVTGHEGMPEIELEPEEIEAFLAYLASLRPKP, from the coding sequence ATGGTGCGGATACTGGATCTGGCCGGGCTGACGGTCGCATTCGTCGTCGCGGTCGCCAGCGTGCGGGCGCAGACGGATCCGGCGGCGGGCGACCTTGCCGCCGTCGACCTGGGACGCGGCATCGCGGAGGTGAACTGCGGCGCCTGCCACGCGGTCGGACAGGACGACCCGAGCGGTATGGAAACGGCCCCTGCCTTCCGCGACCTCGGCACGCTCTATCCGGTCGAGACCCTGGCCGAAAGCCTGGCGGAAGGCATCGTAACCGGTCACGAGGGCATGCCGGAAATCGAACTGGAACCGGAGGAGATCGAGGCGTTCCTGGCCTATCTTGCCTCCCTGCGGCCGAAGCCTTGA
- a CDS encoding usg protein produces MRTSEDFRRQIDGYGLLTAEILYRMPDHPGLLQSFLWQTHDRAPTFPELRKFLAYWQREIEGVLHSVRLAHRDLIGPVDVRIANGEIRIH; encoded by the coding sequence ATGAGGACAAGCGAGGACTTCCGCAGACAGATCGACGGTTACGGCCTGCTGACCGCCGAGATTCTCTACCGCATGCCCGATCACCCGGGTTTGCTGCAAAGCTTCCTGTGGCAGACCCATGACCGGGCGCCGACTTTTCCGGAACTGCGCAAGTTCCTCGCCTACTGGCAGCGGGAAATCGAGGGCGTTCTGCATTCCGTGCGGTTGGCGCACCGCGACCTCATCGGGCCGGTCGACGTGCGCATCGCCAACGGCGAGATCCGTATCCACTGA
- a CDS encoding tRNA1(Val) (adenine(37)-N6)-methyltransferase: MTGGDAAEETTRDAFLGGMVIVEQPRKGRHRAGLDAVYLAAALPDATCGHVVDLGAGVGTAGMCVAARLPSVTVTLVDRDPVVLDLARRSLADPLNAAFADRVAVLEVDIAARGSLRHAAGLTPGLADHAIMNPPYYDRARFRASPADARAGAHVLGEHGLDPWARTATDIVREGGTLTVIFRADGLREILDVLDGRFGAIDVIPLRPRPDAAATRILVRAVRASRAPLRLMPGFVLHEGDGSDFTAEARAVMRDGAGLALSGRT; encoded by the coding sequence GTGACGGGCGGGGACGCCGCCGAAGAGACCACCCGCGACGCCTTCCTGGGCGGGATGGTAATCGTCGAGCAACCACGCAAGGGTCGCCATCGTGCCGGCCTCGACGCGGTTTATCTGGCCGCCGCCCTGCCCGATGCTACCTGCGGCCATGTGGTCGATCTCGGTGCCGGCGTCGGCACCGCCGGCATGTGCGTCGCGGCCCGACTGCCGTCGGTCACCGTGACACTCGTCGATCGCGATCCGGTGGTGCTCGACCTGGCCCGCCGCAGCCTCGCCGACCCGCTCAACGCCGCCTTTGCGGACCGGGTCGCCGTGCTGGAGGTCGACATCGCCGCAAGGGGATCATTGCGCCACGCCGCCGGGCTCACGCCTGGCCTTGCCGATCACGCCATCATGAACCCGCCCTATTACGACCGGGCCCGTTTCCGTGCCTCGCCGGCCGACGCCCGCGCCGGCGCTCATGTCCTTGGCGAGCACGGCCTGGATCCCTGGGCCCGCACGGCCACCGACATCGTGCGTGAGGGCGGCACGCTCACCGTCATCTTCCGGGCCGATGGGCTGCGGGAGATTCTGGACGTCCTCGACGGGAGGTTTGGCGCGATCGACGTCATCCCGCTGCGCCCGCGCCCCGACGCTGCGGCGACGCGGATCCTGGTGCGCGCGGTGCGGGCAAGCCGGGCACCCCTGCGCCTGATGCCCGGCTTCGTCCTGCACGAGGGCGATGGCTCCGACTTCACCGCCGAGGCCCGTGCGGTCATGCGCGATGGCGCAGGGCTCGCTCTGAGCGGCCGCACCTAA
- a CDS encoding DUF2007 domain-containing protein, with the protein MIVSVALAAPPRPGVGLYRVRSDALKMEELLSTNDPVLVSFVESLLDEAGIDHFVADANMSILEGSIAVIPRRILIAREAIGAARRLLRDAGLGHELKPEADR; encoded by the coding sequence TTGATCGTTTCCGTTGCGCTGGCCGCACCGCCCCGGCCTGGTGTAGGACTGTATCGTGTTCGATCGGATGCCCTGAAAATGGAAGAACTACTGAGCACCAACGATCCGGTTCTTGTCTCCTTCGTCGAATCGCTGCTCGATGAGGCCGGCATCGACCATTTTGTCGCAGATGCCAACATGAGCATCCTCGAAGGATCGATCGCCGTGATCCCCCGTCGAATCCTGATCGCGCGCGAGGCGATTGGCGCCGCCCGCCGCCTCCTGCGCGATGCCGGGCTCGGTCATGAGTTGAAGCCGGAGGCGGACCGGTGA
- a CDS encoding polyprenyl synthetase family protein, with translation MVASVPEKNKPHNGIQSLVDLVARDMEAVNRLILSKAGSNVDLIPEIAKHLIDSGGKRLRPMLTLALADMFGYQGSGHVTLSASVEFMHTATLLHDDVVDESDMRRGKLAARKLWGNQASVLVGDYLLGQAFKMMVDVGSLEALRVLAEASAVIAEGEVMQLGAAKNLATSEASYMKVIEAKTAALFAAAAEVGPIIAGQSAETCAAARRYGMELGLAFQLVDDALDYGGSSADLGKQVGDDFREGKITLPVVVAVERGSDEDRAFWRRCLETDGIRDGDLEHAIGLLRRHGAIEETIARARHYGASAIEALAALPAGRHRDALHEAVEFCISRVN, from the coding sequence GTGGTCGCTTCCGTGCCCGAAAAGAACAAACCGCACAACGGGATTCAGTCGCTGGTCGATCTGGTCGCGCGCGACATGGAGGCGGTCAACCGGCTCATCCTGTCCAAGGCGGGTTCGAACGTCGATCTCATTCCGGAGATCGCAAAGCACCTGATCGATTCCGGCGGCAAGCGTCTGCGGCCGATGCTGACCCTGGCTCTGGCCGACATGTTCGGCTACCAGGGCTCCGGCCATGTCACGTTGTCGGCGAGCGTCGAATTCATGCACACGGCGACGTTGCTGCACGATGATGTGGTCGACGAGAGCGACATGCGGCGCGGCAAGCTGGCGGCGCGCAAACTATGGGGCAACCAGGCGAGCGTGCTGGTCGGCGACTATCTGCTCGGCCAGGCCTTCAAGATGATGGTCGACGTCGGATCGCTGGAGGCGCTGCGGGTTCTTGCCGAGGCCTCCGCCGTGATCGCCGAGGGCGAGGTGATGCAACTCGGCGCAGCGAAGAACCTCGCCACCTCCGAAGCGAGCTACATGAAGGTGATCGAGGCCAAGACCGCGGCGCTGTTCGCGGCGGCGGCGGAGGTCGGCCCGATCATCGCGGGCCAGAGCGCGGAGACCTGCGCAGCAGCCCGCCGCTACGGCATGGAACTCGGACTTGCCTTCCAACTCGTCGACGACGCGCTGGACTATGGGGGGTCGAGTGCCGATCTTGGCAAGCAGGTCGGCGACGATTTCCGCGAAGGCAAGATCACGCTACCCGTTGTGGTCGCGGTCGAGCGCGGCAGCGACGAGGATCGGGCCTTCTGGCGCCGCTGCCTGGAGACGGACGGGATCCGGGACGGCGATCTGGAGCATGCGATCGGGTTGCTGCGTCGCCATGGGGCGATCGAGGAAACCATCGCCCGGGCGCGCCACTACGGCGCCAGTGCGATCGAGGCGCTCGCAGCGCTGCCTGCCGGACGCCATCGTGATGCGCTGCACGAGGCGGTGGAATTCTGCATTTCGCGGGTGAACTGA
- a CDS encoding 4-(cytidine 5'-diphospho)-2-C-methyl-D-erythritol kinase, translated as MTAIAEATSRTPRRTSSDAEFARAKVNLALHVTGQRADGYHLLDSLAVFPDIGDRLRVSPAKATSLVLSGPFADALEADDPDNLVLKAGRLFFEHSRQVAPPLRFALEKNLPVASGIGGGSADAAACLRLLADRYGRGRADAALVGIALALGADVPACLAQRPCRLSGIGERLDPAPPLPEIAIVLVNPGVGVSTPAVFRALETRDNPPLPAFPERFATPEVLLDWLRATRNDLQPAAMSICPAIGTVLDALDARPETLFARMSGSGATCFALCRPADAGPLHESLARDHPDWWIACGTV; from the coding sequence ATGACCGCCATCGCCGAGGCAACGTCCCGCACACCCCGCAGGACTTCGTCCGACGCCGAGTTCGCCCGGGCCAAGGTCAATCTCGCCCTCCATGTCACCGGCCAGCGCGCCGACGGCTATCACCTTCTCGACAGTCTGGCCGTCTTCCCCGACATCGGCGACCGCCTGCGGGTATCGCCAGCAAAGGCCACCAGCCTCGTCCTCTCCGGTCCCTTCGCCGACGCCCTTGAGGCCGACGATCCGGACAATCTCGTCCTCAAGGCCGGGCGACTGTTTTTCGAGCACAGCAGACAGGTCGCGCCGCCGCTGCGTTTCGCTCTTGAGAAGAACCTTCCCGTCGCCTCTGGCATCGGCGGCGGCTCGGCCGATGCCGCCGCCTGCCTGCGTCTGCTGGCGGATCGCTACGGTCGCGGGCGGGCCGACGCGGCCCTGGTTGGGATCGCGCTCGCCCTTGGTGCCGACGTGCCCGCCTGTCTCGCCCAGCGCCCCTGCCGCCTGTCCGGCATCGGCGAACGGCTCGACCCGGCACCGCCGTTGCCGGAGATCGCCATCGTCCTCGTCAATCCCGGTGTCGGCGTGTCGACGCCGGCGGTCTTTCGTGCCCTAGAGACCCGAGACAATCCGCCCCTGCCCGCCTTTCCCGAGCGTTTCGCCACGCCGGAGGTCCTGCTCGACTGGCTGCGGGCGACCCGCAACGACCTGCAGCCGGCGGCCATGTCGATCTGCCCGGCGATCGGGACGGTCCTTGACGCTTTGGACGCACGGCCGGAAACGCTGTTCGCGCGCATGTCGGGGTCGGGGGCGACCTGTTTCGCCCTCTGCCGTCCGGCGGACGCCGGCCCCTTGCACGAAAGCCTCGCCCGCGATCATCCCGATTGGTGGATCGCCTGCGGAACCGTCTGA
- a CDS encoding tetratricopeptide repeat protein, whose translation MNDLTSARTKDCHRLRPSRNRLLLATLVCFVLGAGAHAEVRPDQSYGTPQDLPITLSGSYLAGRLAGQQNDFASASAFFEETLAADPDNPFLLERAFILKTANGEIAKALAYAEEMETAGIDNFLARLVVAVGHVRNGDYRSAAAELETAGAGPLADLTSGITRAWALLGTGNADEALAAIDALEGPEWFDVFKANHAALIAEQAGRQDLALEKIEAAYNADRGALRVNDAFARIRAAAGKKEEALEVLTEYDRLMPGDPLLTNTRRLIESGAPILPLVSDPAQGIAELLNGLGSAIGRDGAEELASAYLQLALYLNPKTEFAAIALGSLFERMGNPQRAIEVLKTVPNESPLKRNAEIQIGFNYNALDQLDKAREHLSALIALDPAELEAVISLGNVLRSHKLFEEAEAVYSRGLDTVASPERQHWALFYYRGICRERLKQWPAAEADFRKSLELFPDQPLVLNYLGYSLVDQGLKLDEALDMIRRAVELRPNDGYIVDSLGWVYYRLGRYEEAVKELERAVELRPADPVINDHLGDAYWKVGRKLEARFQWNHARDLGPEPEELPKILDKIENGLTEAPAAGAATADAPRNGG comes from the coding sequence ATGAACGACCTGACCAGCGCCCGGACCAAGGACTGCCACCGGCTGCGCCCCTCCAGGAACAGACTCCTCCTGGCCACCCTGGTGTGCTTCGTGCTGGGCGCCGGCGCGCACGCCGAAGTCAGGCCCGACCAGTCCTACGGCACGCCCCAGGATCTTCCGATCACCCTGTCCGGCAGCTATCTCGCCGGACGGCTTGCTGGCCAGCAGAACGATTTCGCCTCCGCGTCGGCCTTCTTCGAGGAGACCTTGGCAGCCGATCCGGACAACCCCTTCCTGCTCGAGCGCGCCTTCATCCTCAAGACGGCCAACGGCGAGATCGCCAAGGCCCTCGCCTATGCCGAGGAGATGGAGACGGCCGGCATCGACAACTTCCTGGCCCGCCTGGTCGTCGCCGTCGGACACGTCCGCAACGGCGACTACCGCTCCGCCGCCGCTGAGCTCGAGACAGCTGGCGCCGGCCCCCTCGCGGACCTGACCTCGGGCATCACCAGAGCCTGGGCTCTGCTCGGTACCGGCAATGCCGACGAGGCGCTCGCCGCCATCGATGCGCTTGAGGGCCCGGAATGGTTCGACGTCTTCAAGGCCAATCATGCCGCCCTGATCGCCGAGCAGGCCGGCCGCCAGGACCTGGCGCTGGAAAAGATCGAGGCCGCCTACAACGCCGACCGCGGCGCCTTGCGGGTCAACGACGCCTTCGCCCGCATACGGGCCGCCGCCGGCAAGAAGGAGGAAGCCCTGGAGGTTCTGACGGAATACGATCGGCTGATGCCAGGCGATCCTCTGCTGACGAACACCCGCCGGCTGATCGAAAGCGGGGCGCCGATCCTGCCGCTCGTTTCCGACCCGGCTCAGGGCATCGCCGAACTGCTCAACGGCCTCGGCTCCGCAATCGGCCGCGACGGCGCCGAGGAACTGGCCTCCGCCTATCTGCAGCTGGCGCTCTATCTCAATCCGAAGACCGAATTCGCGGCCATCGCCCTTGGCAGCCTGTTCGAGCGCATGGGCAATCCGCAACGCGCCATCGAGGTGCTCAAGACCGTCCCCAACGAGTCCCCCCTCAAGCGCAACGCCGAGATCCAGATCGGCTTCAACTACAACGCGCTCGATCAGCTCGACAAGGCGCGCGAGCACCTGAGCGCCCTGATCGCCCTGGATCCGGCCGAACTCGAAGCCGTGATTTCGCTCGGCAACGTGCTGCGCTCGCACAAGCTGTTTGAGGAAGCCGAAGCCGTCTACTCCAGGGGTCTCGACACCGTCGCCAGCCCCGAGCGCCAGCACTGGGCGCTGTTCTACTACCGCGGCATCTGCCGCGAACGGCTGAAGCAGTGGCCCGCCGCGGAGGCCGATTTCCGCAAATCCCTTGAGCTCTTTCCCGACCAGCCGCTGGTGCTCAACTACCTCGGCTACTCCCTCGTCGATCAGGGCCTGAAGCTCGACGAGGCCCTCGACATGATCAGAAGGGCCGTGGAACTGCGCCCCAACGACGGCTACATCGTCGACAGCCTCGGCTGGGTCTACTACCGCCTCGGCCGCTACGAGGAGGCTGTGAAGGAACTCGAACGCGCGGTGGAACTCCGCCCCGCCGATCCGGTCATCAACGATCATCTTGGCGACGCCTACTGGAAGGTCGGACGCAAACTCGAAGCGCGCTTCCAGTGGAATCACGCCCGCGATCTCGGCCCCGAACCCGAAGAGCTGCCCAAGATCCTCGACAAGATCGAGAATGGCCTGACGGAAGCGCCAGCCGCCGGTGCGGCAACCGCCGATGCGCCCCGCAACGGCGGCTGA